The Mucilaginibacter yixingensis genome window below encodes:
- a CDS encoding DUF4286 family protein, which produces MIVYNETYVMDEAVHHQWVQWMQEEQIPAIMKTGWFNSYTILSVLDSPNEGVTYCVQYVADSRHSLDYFMKKHFNWFQQLQAQKFENQFVMFNSVMNLIASSGK; this is translated from the coding sequence ATGATAGTTTACAATGAAACCTATGTGATGGATGAGGCCGTTCACCACCAGTGGGTGCAGTGGATGCAAGAAGAACAAATTCCGGCCATTATGAAAACCGGCTGGTTTAACTCATACACTATCCTGAGCGTGCTCGACTCGCCCAACGAAGGCGTTACCTATTGCGTACAATACGTAGCCGACTCGCGCCATAGTCTTGATTATTTCATGAAGAAACATTTCAACTGGTTTCAGCAATTGCAAGCGCAAAAATTTGAAAATCAGTTTGTGATGTTTAACTCGGTAATGAACCTGATAGCCAGCAGCGGAAAATAA
- a CDS encoding tetratricopeptide repeat protein, which yields MKRALLIFLLFFAVKAFAQSGEIDLARQYSSNGEDEKAQEIYQKLYRQNNEIYYNDYLEGLLKLKKYDEAESATKKLLRKHPGTIQYNVALARIYKVSGAKDKAEAVYADILKDLPADYNNIAGLATQFYQGENMDMAVRVFLQGRKVLKNDQAFTMELISLYRFKRDKAAMVNEFLNFLPANPGYISQAENTIATTFEPGDYDMLRTELLKHIQQDPQQLVFPEMLTWQYLQQKDYEQALNQALALSRRRNDGGESIFDLCQTLMANQAYDEAIRGYEYLIGKGSNNPLYLQAKIEQINAKNLKVTADKYTQADLLSLEKDYNDLLTEFGRSSSTVFAMERLALLEAFKLHKLEDAQKLLEDAIKITNVSGNMLAICKLDLGDIYLMTNQPWEATLLYSQVEKSNNDNLGQDAKLRNAKLAYYTGDFKWAKGQLDVLKAATSQLIANDALNLSLLISDNTAGADSAGLALKMYARADLLIFMQQPDKAMMTLDSIDKKYPGNSLVDDILMAKARIYLQQKDYKAAVPNLKTIAEQHQYGLWADDAVFMLGDIYENQLNDKEQAKSYYQKIITDYPGSLYINEARKRFRTLRGDKMNGT from the coding sequence ATGAAACGGGCGCTACTCATCTTCTTACTTTTCTTCGCTGTCAAAGCCTTTGCCCAAAGCGGAGAGATTGACCTGGCCCGCCAGTACAGTTCAAACGGCGAGGATGAAAAAGCGCAGGAAATTTACCAGAAGCTCTACCGCCAGAATAACGAGATTTATTATAACGATTACCTGGAAGGCCTGCTCAAGCTAAAGAAATATGACGAGGCCGAAAGCGCTACCAAGAAACTGTTGCGCAAACACCCCGGCACCATTCAGTACAATGTAGCACTGGCGCGCATCTATAAGGTCAGCGGCGCCAAAGACAAAGCCGAAGCCGTTTATGCCGATATTTTAAAAGATCTGCCCGCCGATTACAATAACATTGCCGGTCTGGCCACCCAGTTTTACCAGGGCGAGAACATGGATATGGCCGTCAGGGTATTTCTGCAAGGCCGCAAGGTGCTCAAGAACGATCAGGCTTTTACTATGGAACTCATCAGCCTGTATCGTTTTAAACGAGATAAGGCGGCTATGGTTAACGAGTTTCTGAACTTTTTGCCGGCCAATCCGGGCTATATCAGTCAGGCGGAAAATACCATCGCCACCACTTTTGAGCCGGGCGACTATGACATGCTACGTACTGAACTGCTGAAACACATACAGCAGGATCCGCAGCAGCTGGTTTTTCCCGAAATGCTTACCTGGCAATACCTGCAGCAAAAAGACTATGAGCAGGCGCTGAACCAGGCCCTGGCGCTGAGCCGCCGCCGTAATGATGGTGGCGAGAGTATTTTTGACCTGTGCCAGACGCTGATGGCCAATCAGGCTTATGACGAGGCCATACGCGGATATGAATACCTGATTGGCAAGGGCAGCAATAACCCGCTTTATTTGCAAGCCAAAATAGAACAGATCAACGCCAAAAACCTGAAGGTAACGGCCGATAAATACACCCAGGCTGATCTGCTGAGCTTGGAGAAAGATTATAACGATCTGCTCACTGAGTTTGGTCGGTCTTCGTCTACCGTGTTTGCCATGGAACGCCTGGCGCTACTGGAAGCATTTAAGCTACACAAACTGGAAGATGCCCAAAAACTGCTGGAAGATGCCATAAAAATCACCAACGTAAGTGGCAATATGCTGGCCATCTGCAAGCTTGATCTGGGTGATATTTACCTGATGACCAACCAGCCCTGGGAAGCCACCCTGTTGTACAGTCAGGTAGAGAAAAGCAATAACGATAACCTTGGACAGGACGCCAAGCTGCGTAACGCCAAGCTGGCTTACTATACCGGCGATTTTAAATGGGCCAAAGGCCAGCTGGATGTATTGAAGGCTGCTACCAGTCAGCTGATTGCCAATGATGCGCTAAACCTCTCCCTGCTCATTAGCGATAACACCGCCGGGGCCGACAGCGCCGGCCTGGCCCTGAAAATGTATGCCCGTGCAGATCTGCTGATCTTTATGCAACAGCCAGACAAAGCCATGATGACACTGGATAGCATCGACAAGAAATATCCCGGCAACTCACTGGTAGACGATATCCTGATGGCCAAAGCGCGCATCTACCTGCAACAAAAAGATTATAAAGCTGCCGTGCCCAATTTGAAGACCATTGCCGAGCAACACCAATACGGCCTTTGGGCCGATGATGCCGTTTTTATGCTGGGCGATATTTACGAGAACCAGCTCAATGATAAGGAACAGGCTAAAAGCTATTATCAGAAAATCATTACCGATTATCCTGGCAGCCTGTATATCAACGAGGCCCGCAAGCGTTTCAGAACGTTGAGGGGCGATAAGATGAATGGGACGTAA
- a CDS encoding prolyl oligopeptidase family serine peptidase, translating into MIVLQACKDKQVSEIPVRNFFKIPDKSSFKISPDGKYISYLKPYKDQQNIFIQSLTDGTEKRITSYTDFAVRDYVWTFDNQIVYYQNADKKATNPGDRPIDQFRMYAFDLGTMKNRVLLTQEKIRIKILGRAKQQPDILSVVMNKRDSTNFDVYKLNIQTGELKPYVINPGNITEWYSDPDGRIHLAKSSDGVNESILYRHTESAPFKTIIKNNFKNSVVPIAFTGEGNLFYALSNVDRDKTALVEINAETGKEEKVDYASDKADISDYSYSRNKRRMESISWVDAKQQTYFLNAATKAIYDDVSAKLHGIKIKITDRDSAERKFIIYTYADRDPGSYYLYEKDGKKLTKIGDLNSSLKHDLLCEIKPISFKASDGMQINGYLTLPQTQKQTNLPVVVLVHNGPWRRDGWGYNSELQFLANRGYAVFQVNYRGSTGYGKAYYSAGFKQVGGKMQQDIADGVKWLIAQKIANPKKVAIMGSGFGGFSALYGVSTHPELYSCAVVQSGLINFFTYIKDVPPYFKSSVRMMYEMVGNPETDADQLRNISPVFHTDKFKAPLLIFQGGRDPRANVSELTQFVSELKRRKVPVTYIYKKDERQSWGGHNRMEMYAEIERFLDTNMRVKP; encoded by the coding sequence ATGATTGTCTTGCAGGCTTGTAAAGACAAGCAGGTGAGCGAGATACCTGTGCGTAATTTCTTCAAGATCCCCGATAAAAGCAGTTTCAAGATCTCGCCCGACGGTAAGTACATCTCCTACCTGAAACCCTACAAAGATCAGCAGAACATCTTCATCCAATCGCTGACAGACGGTACCGAGAAAAGAATAACATCTTACACCGATTTTGCGGTGCGCGATTACGTGTGGACCTTTGATAACCAGATAGTTTATTACCAGAACGCTGATAAAAAAGCTACTAACCCAGGCGACAGGCCGATAGACCAGTTCAGGATGTATGCGTTTGATCTGGGGACGATGAAGAACCGTGTGTTGCTTACCCAGGAGAAGATCCGCATTAAAATACTGGGCCGTGCCAAGCAGCAACCTGATATATTGAGCGTGGTGATGAACAAACGCGACTCCACCAATTTTGATGTTTATAAACTGAATATCCAGACAGGTGAGCTGAAGCCCTACGTCATTAACCCCGGTAATATTACCGAGTGGTACTCTGATCCTGACGGGCGCATCCACCTGGCCAAATCGTCAGACGGGGTAAACGAGTCGATCTTGTATCGGCATACCGAGTCGGCACCGTTTAAAACCATCATCAAAAACAACTTTAAAAACTCGGTAGTGCCTATTGCTTTTACCGGCGAGGGGAACCTGTTTTATGCGCTATCAAACGTTGATCGTGATAAAACCGCCCTCGTAGAAATCAATGCTGAAACCGGGAAAGAAGAAAAGGTAGACTACGCCAGTGATAAAGCCGATATCAGCGATTATAGCTATTCGCGCAACAAACGCCGCATGGAGTCTATATCATGGGTGGATGCCAAGCAGCAAACCTACTTTCTGAATGCGGCTACCAAAGCCATTTATGATGACGTTAGCGCCAAACTGCATGGCATCAAAATAAAAATTACCGATCGCGATAGTGCCGAGCGTAAGTTTATCATTTATACCTATGCCGATCGTGATCCGGGTTCATACTACCTGTACGAGAAAGACGGCAAGAAACTGACCAAGATTGGTGATCTGAACAGCAGCCTGAAACATGATCTGCTGTGTGAGATCAAACCCATCTCATTCAAAGCTTCTGACGGGATGCAGATCAACGGGTACCTTACCCTGCCGCAAACCCAAAAGCAAACCAACCTGCCGGTGGTAGTGCTGGTGCATAACGGTCCGTGGAGGCGCGATGGCTGGGGGTATAACAGCGAGCTGCAGTTTTTGGCTAATCGTGGCTATGCCGTGTTCCAGGTAAATTACCGTGGTTCTACCGGTTACGGCAAGGCTTATTACAGCGCAGGCTTTAAACAGGTAGGCGGCAAAATGCAGCAAGACATTGCTGATGGCGTGAAATGGCTCATCGCTCAAAAAATTGCCAATCCTAAAAAGGTGGCCATTATGGGTAGTGGCTTTGGTGGTTTTAGCGCGCTGTATGGCGTATCAACCCATCCGGAGCTGTATAGCTGCGCGGTGGTGCAGTCGGGTTTAATCAACTTCTTTACTTATATTAAAGATGTGCCGCCATACTTTAAATCATCTGTAAGGATGATGTATGAGATGGTAGGCAATCCCGAAACCGATGCAGATCAACTGCGTAATATCTCGCCGGTGTTTCATACCGATAAGTTTAAGGCGCCGCTGCTGATATTCCAGGGAGGGCGAGACCCGCGTGCCAACGTGAGCGAGCTTACCCAGTTTGTAAGCGAACTGAAACGCCGCAAGGTGCCAGTAACATACATTTATAAAAAAGACGAACGCCAAAGCTGGGGAGGCCATAACCGCATGGAAATGTATGCTGAAATAGAGCGCTTTCTGGATACTAATATGCGCGTTAAACCGTAG
- a CDS encoding sensor histidine kinase KdpD, which translates to MRVPDNAYRKNFLLIITFLIMISVSLVIALIITYNFTQKYVQNEFDSRKSDILEQTTKPYFDFFRNKIPEITSYNGFLDSASAAKYASSVFISYPFVNRMVFYNIVIGNQSAEHMKGKLGIAVKASYVYTEHNGRLAEVRRARPSEETDFKPMADRLSNYIATADTTRGPNQDEQFKTFYDVQSGKISYLNIPRPQEIKTYRELQRSGRPSAFYPQNMMTFFLDAADLEVKNSHKELYQEVSVQPVVYDPLDTGADKLSTEAAFPGAFANYKLYFRSDRDYLGSEVARRFTPTAAIILLIYLFLVVIGWLIYRNLNINIRLFKLQYDFINNFTHEFKTPVSVIKIAGSNLRSEAELTERQRKHYGKILDEEADKLNNLMNKLLSFTQIENRSIQIKKEEIDVEQFITTYLDMFRLKYHDLKLSYKITGVKTFVTDPVLLGSLFQNLIENAYKYSAPDKREVKIRILTERRNIVFSFADKGIGIPKSELENVFKKFYRIENKYNQNGSVGLGLAFCKELVNFMDGDITVKSKENEGSEFIVTLPIDS; encoded by the coding sequence ATGCGGGTTCCAGATAACGCTTACCGGAAAAATTTTCTGCTCATTATCACCTTCCTGATCATGATATCGGTAAGCTTGGTTATTGCCCTTATCATTACCTATAACTTTACCCAGAAATACGTACAAAACGAGTTCGACTCGCGCAAGAGCGATATCCTGGAACAGACCACCAAACCCTACTTTGATTTTTTCAGGAACAAGATTCCAGAGATCACTTCCTACAATGGTTTCCTGGATTCGGCTTCGGCGGCTAAATATGCATCATCGGTATTTATCAGCTATCCGTTTGTAAACCGCATGGTGTTTTATAACATCGTTATCGGCAATCAATCTGCCGAGCACATGAAGGGTAAGCTGGGTATTGCCGTAAAGGCCAGTTACGTTTACACGGAACATAACGGCAGACTGGCCGAAGTGCGTCGTGCCAGACCATCAGAAGAAACAGATTTTAAACCGATGGCCGACAGGCTGAGTAACTATATTGCCACTGCCGATACCACCCGCGGCCCCAACCAGGACGAGCAGTTTAAAACGTTTTATGATGTGCAGTCGGGCAAGATCAGTTATCTCAATATCCCACGCCCGCAAGAGATAAAAACCTATCGCGAGTTGCAGCGTAGCGGCAGGCCGTCCGCCTTCTATCCGCAGAACATGATGACCTTCTTTCTGGATGCTGCAGATCTGGAAGTGAAAAATTCGCACAAAGAACTCTACCAGGAAGTAAGCGTGCAGCCGGTGGTTTATGACCCGCTGGATACCGGCGCCGACAAGCTCTCTACTGAAGCCGCCTTCCCCGGTGCGTTTGCTAACTATAAACTCTACTTCCGGTCAGACAGGGATTACCTGGGCAGCGAGGTGGCCCGTCGCTTTACGCCAACGGCTGCTATCATCCTGCTCATCTACCTGTTTCTGGTGGTAATTGGCTGGCTCATTTACCGTAATCTCAACATCAACATCAGGCTTTTTAAGCTGCAATACGATTTCATCAATAATTTTACACACGAGTTTAAAACGCCCGTAAGTGTGATAAAAATAGCCGGCTCAAACCTGCGCAGCGAGGCCGAACTGACCGAACGCCAGCGTAAACATTATGGCAAGATACTGGACGAGGAAGCCGACAAGCTGAACAATCTGATGAACAAGTTGTTATCGTTTACACAGATTGAAAATCGGTCAATACAGATTAAAAAAGAGGAAATTGACGTAGAACAGTTCATTACCACTTACCTTGATATGTTCAGGCTGAAGTATCATGATCTGAAGCTGAGCTATAAGATAACCGGGGTGAAAACGTTTGTAACAGACCCGGTGCTGTTGGGGAGCCTTTTCCAGAACCTGATAGAGAATGCCTACAAATATTCGGCACCGGATAAGCGTGAGGTGAAGATCAGGATTTTGACAGAGCGAAGGAATATTGTATTTTCATTCGCTGATAAAGGGATTGGGATACCCAAGAGTGAGTTGGAGAATGTGTTTAAGAAATTTTATCGCATAGAGAATAAATACAACCAGAATGGCAGCGTGGGGCTGGGCCTGGCGTTTTGTAAAGAACTGGTTAATTTTATGGATGGCGATATCACCGTAAAAAGTAAAGAGAACGAAGGCTCGGAGTTTATAGTAACCCTGCCTATTGACAGTTAG
- a CDS encoding response regulator transcription factor has protein sequence MNKEIKIALVEDDENLRFLVAERLHTEGYKVYEAANGDEAEKMIVEEQPDIVLLDWMLPGKQGSEVCANIRQKGFDKLIIMMTAKAQDIDKIEAYNFGVSDYITKPFNMDVLVALIDNKIKFSMSIEKTESYKFANMEHQPNTHTLIKDGRKVELTILENRILLYFLKNKNKVINREELMMEVWGYNADVNTRTLDMHIVRLRKKIEDNPDSPKYLQTVRGIGYKFVL, from the coding sequence ATGAACAAAGAAATAAAAATTGCACTGGTTGAAGACGACGAGAACCTGCGTTTTCTGGTAGCAGAGCGCCTGCACACTGAAGGTTACAAAGTTTATGAGGCCGCCAATGGCGACGAGGCCGAAAAAATGATTGTGGAAGAGCAGCCCGATATTGTTCTGCTCGACTGGATGTTGCCCGGTAAGCAGGGTTCTGAGGTTTGTGCCAACATCAGGCAGAAAGGTTTTGATAAGCTGATTATCATGATGACGGCCAAAGCGCAGGATATTGATAAAATTGAGGCCTACAACTTCGGCGTGTCTGATTATATTACCAAGCCGTTTAACATGGATGTGCTGGTGGCTTTGATTGATAACAAGATCAAGTTTTCGATGAGCATTGAGAAAACCGAATCGTACAAGTTTGCCAATATGGAGCATCAGCCTAATACCCACACGCTGATCAAAGACGGCCGCAAGGTGGAGCTGACCATACTGGAAAACCGCATTCTGCTATACTTCCTCAAAAACAAAAACAAGGTAATTAACCGCGAAGAACTGATGATGGAAGTATGGGGCTATAACGCCGATGTAAATACCCGTACACTGGATATGCACATTGTGCGCCTGCGTAAAAAGATAGAAGACAACCCAGATTCACCTAAATACCTGCAAACGGTAAGGGGCATTGGCTACAAATTTGTTTTGTAG